A genomic segment from Bacillus cereus G9842 encodes:
- a CDS encoding DUF2199 domain-containing protein, translating into MKRRRKSGEKVQMSHFTLPLCYGSEAPYYYYEVAPHEREGRFHLTSELCVMDDEHYFIRGCLEIPIIDYHENFIWTVWVSLSKESYDEVLEKWDERGRENSDPYFGWLSVEIPVYPETLNLKTNVHIREVGMAPYVELEPTDHPLAIEQRNGITLDRVKEIEEIIQRHN; encoded by the coding sequence ATGAAAAGAAGAAGAAAATCTGGAGAAAAAGTACAAATGAGTCATTTTACACTTCCTTTATGCTACGGAAGTGAAGCACCATATTATTATTACGAGGTAGCGCCCCATGAAAGAGAGGGACGCTTCCATTTAACATCAGAACTTTGCGTAATGGACGATGAACATTACTTTATTAGAGGTTGTTTAGAGATTCCTATCATTGATTACCACGAAAATTTCATATGGACTGTGTGGGTATCGCTTAGTAAAGAAAGTTATGATGAAGTATTAGAAAAGTGGGATGAGAGAGGCCGAGAAAATAGTGATCCTTATTTTGGGTGGTTATCTGTAGAAATACCAGTTTATCCAGAAACATTAAATTTAAAAACAAATGTACATATAAGAGAAGTTGGAATGGCACCGTATGTTGAATTAGAGCCAACCGACCATCCTTTAGCAATTGAACAAAGAAATGGAATTACTTTAGACAGAGTTAAAGAAATAGAGGAAATTATTCAACGACATAACTAG
- a CDS encoding Rpn family recombination-promoting nuclease/putative transposase, translating to MFNQQLVNLRIDFAFKQLFGTNGSEDILIAFLNAMLQDSLESPIASLQLEDPHLHREYEEDKLSILDISATLNTGTKVNVEIQLNNNHDMVKRSLYYWGRLYTSQLQKGMPYSALHKTITINLLNFVMFSEHPAFHTTSILWNTQQKKLLSDDIEIHTIEIPKLTEQWYEEKVNPWKDPFVRWLLLLSANEDEHLTKLLEDIAMNQDPILQKAINKWERMSQDSSFRQAYDAREKVLMDEAAKFAHAETEGIKRGMEQGIKKGLEKGIEKGRKEGVQQGKIQMIKNMYDLGIPLETIAKASKLSLHEIEHILGHK from the coding sequence TTGTTCAACCAACAGTTAGTTAATTTACGCATTGATTTTGCATTTAAACAATTGTTTGGTACGAATGGTAGTGAAGATATTCTAATTGCATTTTTAAACGCTATGTTACAAGATTCTTTAGAGTCGCCCATTGCTTCTCTACAACTAGAAGATCCACATTTACACAGGGAATATGAAGAGGATAAGTTATCTATTTTAGACATTTCAGCGACATTAAACACAGGAACAAAAGTCAATGTAGAAATACAACTCAATAATAATCACGATATGGTTAAACGCAGTTTATATTATTGGGGAAGACTATACACATCTCAACTACAAAAAGGGATGCCCTACAGTGCACTTCACAAAACCATCACCATAAACTTACTAAACTTCGTAATGTTTTCGGAACACCCAGCCTTCCATACAACGAGCATATTATGGAATACACAACAAAAAAAACTCCTAAGTGACGACATAGAAATCCACACTATAGAAATTCCAAAGTTAACTGAACAATGGTATGAAGAAAAAGTAAATCCGTGGAAAGATCCATTTGTTCGTTGGCTTTTATTGCTTTCAGCAAATGAGGATGAGCACTTAACTAAACTATTGGAGGATATTGCTATGAACCAAGACCCTATTTTACAAAAAGCGATAAATAAATGGGAACGTATGAGTCAAGATTCTTCTTTCCGACAAGCCTATGACGCAAGGGAGAAAGTTTTAATGGATGAAGCAGCAAAATTCGCCCACGCAGAGACAGAAGGAATAAAAAGAGGGATGGAACAAGGGATAAAAAAAGGGCTTGAAAAAGGCATTGAAAAAGGTCGAAAAGAAGGAGTCCAACAGGGAAAAATTCAAATGATTAAAAATATGTATGATCTTGGTATACCACTTGAAACGATTGCTAAGGCAAGTAAATTAAGTTTGCATGAGATTGAGCATATTTTAGGACATAAATAG
- a CDS encoding cold-inducible protein YdjO-related protein: MYWRKNDKPVEEPEAIAVWECQEENCRGWMRKNFSLEEEPQCPLCKGDMESSERLLQKL, from the coding sequence ATGTATTGGAGAAAAAATGATAAACCTGTAGAAGAACCAGAAGCAATTGCTGTATGGGAATGCCAAGAAGAAAACTGCCGTGGGTGGATGCGTAAAAACTTTTCGTTAGAAGAAGAGCCGCAATGTCCTTTATGTAAAGGAGATATGGAAAGCAGCGAACGCTTATTACAAAAGTTATAA